Proteins encoded in a region of the Sphingopyxis sp. OAS728 genome:
- a CDS encoding mannose-1-phosphate guanylyltransferase: MTPSIQPVILCGGAGTRLWPASRGARAKQFLDILGEESLFARTLARVAGPGFGRPLVICGTQHVAMVRAQSGDHAPRLIVEPAPRNTAAAVALAVAGASPDALLLVMPSDHIITDVAAFHRAIGQAASLAREDWLVTFGIEPERPDTGFGYIASGAPIGDSAFAVRRFIEKPPLKDAEAMLAEGGYSWNAGIFLFRAGAMRAAMLTHCPAIFEAAEAGFAKGAENGDTLLADRTAFEAAPSDSIDYAVMEKHDRVAVVPVAMGWSDLGSWQAVHALAGCDEAGNACAGDLFALDSRGCLVRAEGKRVSLVGMEDVAVIVDGDDILVMPLARSQDVRAAALARQ; the protein is encoded by the coding sequence ATGACGCCGTCCATCCAGCCCGTGATCCTCTGCGGCGGCGCGGGAACGCGCCTCTGGCCCGCTTCCCGCGGCGCGCGCGCCAAGCAGTTCCTCGACATTCTCGGCGAGGAAAGCTTGTTCGCGCGCACGCTTGCGCGTGTTGCCGGACCCGGGTTCGGCCGGCCGCTCGTCATTTGCGGGACGCAGCATGTCGCCATGGTTCGCGCGCAGTCGGGAGATCATGCGCCGCGCCTCATCGTCGAGCCGGCTCCCCGCAACACGGCAGCCGCGGTGGCGCTTGCGGTCGCGGGCGCCAGCCCGGACGCGCTTCTTCTCGTGATGCCGAGCGACCATATCATCACCGACGTTGCAGCCTTTCATCGCGCCATCGGTCAAGCAGCGTCGCTGGCGCGCGAAGACTGGCTCGTCACTTTCGGCATCGAGCCCGAGCGGCCCGACACCGGCTTCGGATATATTGCGAGCGGCGCGCCGATCGGCGACTCGGCCTTCGCGGTCCGCCGCTTCATCGAAAAGCCGCCGCTGAAGGATGCGGAAGCGATGCTCGCCGAAGGCGGCTACAGCTGGAACGCCGGGATATTCCTTTTTCGCGCCGGCGCGATGCGCGCCGCCATGCTGACGCACTGCCCCGCAATTTTCGAGGCGGCGGAGGCCGGGTTCGCCAAGGGCGCGGAGAATGGCGACACGCTCCTTGCCGACCGCACCGCTTTCGAGGCCGCGCCATCGGACTCGATCGACTATGCGGTGATGGAAAAGCATGACCGTGTCGCGGTCGTTCCCGTCGCGATGGGCTGGTCCGATCTCGGCAGCTGGCAAGCTGTGCACGCGCTCGCCGGCTGCGACGAGGCGGGCAATGCCTGCGCTGGCGACCTGTTCGCGCTCGACAGCCGCGGCTGTCTCGTACGCGCCGAAGGCAAGCGCGTGTCGCTCGTCGGAATGGAAGATGTCGCCGTCATCGTCGACGGAGACGATATTCTCGTCATGCCGCTGGCGCGCTCGCAGGACGTTCGCGCCGCCGCGCTCGCCCGGCAGTAA
- a CDS encoding PA2169 family four-helix-bundle protein, which translates to MVKAPARGRHHSISKRIFTMSDNKNVATLNSLIATTLDSVDGYRKAADEANAAQFRDLFLSRANERQAIVADFQAQVRTLGGNPEDDGTVLASAHRAFLGLRDLLTGERDDSAVIAEVERGEDHIKSKFETALQETDLDPAVRQLIEASYSSVRSGHDQMSALKHGLDAN; encoded by the coding sequence ATGGTCAAGGCGCCGGCACGGGGCCGGCACCATTCAATCAGCAAAAGGATATTCACGATGTCTGATAACAAGAATGTCGCGACCCTGAACTCGCTCATTGCCACGACGCTCGACAGTGTGGATGGATACCGAAAGGCAGCCGACGAAGCGAATGCGGCGCAGTTCAGGGACCTGTTTCTCAGCCGCGCCAACGAGCGTCAGGCGATCGTCGCCGATTTCCAGGCCCAGGTCCGCACTCTCGGTGGCAACCCGGAAGATGACGGCACGGTCCTCGCGTCCGCGCATCGCGCCTTCCTGGGACTGCGCGACCTGTTGACCGGCGAGCGCGACGACAGCGCGGTCATTGCGGAGGTCGAACGCGGCGAAGATCATATCAAGTCGAAGTTCGAGACGGCGCTACAGGAAACCGATCTCGATCCTGCCGTTCGTCAGCTGATCGAGGCGAGCTATTCGTCCGTCCGTAGCGGCCACGATCAGATGTCGGCGCTCAAACATGGGCTAGACGCTAACTGA
- a CDS encoding SDR family oxidoreductase — MIDEQDAHTEQPSLDGRRAIITGGTTGIGRAIAVLLASYGVRVFICGRTPEHLDDALKRIDEVGEGDGINVDLSIAEDVDRFFEAAEAYLGGIDIAIVNAAVPAAALADSGESETRYQLDTDLTAYLICAQEAARRMEAGSDIIFIGSMSAVSKKPGSSIYVAAKSGIQGFAQSFRQELAEEDIKVGLIEPGFTGADFQYPEFPPEKQRELINAHKMLRAEDIAAATHFMLSQPRRTAVSLMRVETRLEHP; from the coding sequence ATGATCGACGAACAGGACGCCCATACCGAACAGCCGAGCCTCGATGGCCGGCGCGCCATCATCACCGGAGGCACGACCGGCATCGGACGCGCTATTGCGGTGCTTTTGGCGAGTTATGGCGTACGCGTATTCATATGCGGCCGCACCCCCGAGCATCTCGACGACGCACTGAAGCGCATCGACGAAGTCGGCGAGGGCGACGGCATCAACGTCGACCTCTCCATCGCCGAGGATGTCGACCGCTTTTTCGAGGCGGCCGAGGCCTATCTTGGCGGGATCGACATCGCGATCGTCAACGCGGCGGTGCCCGCTGCGGCACTCGCCGACAGCGGCGAAAGCGAGACCCGCTATCAGCTCGACACCGATCTTACCGCCTATCTGATCTGCGCCCAGGAAGCGGCGCGCCGCATGGAGGCGGGAAGCGACATCATCTTCATCGGTTCGATGTCGGCGGTATCCAAAAAACCGGGAAGTTCGATCTATGTTGCGGCGAAATCAGGCATTCAGGGCTTCGCGCAGTCGTTTCGGCAAGAGCTTGCCGAGGAGGATATCAAGGTCGGCCTGATCGAGCCCGGCTTCACTGGGGCGGATTTCCAATATCCCGAATTCCCGCCCGAAAAGCAGCGCGAGCTGATCAACGCGCACAAGATGCTGCGCGCGGAAGATATCGCAGCGGCGACGCATTTCATGCTTAGCCAGCCACGGCGCACGGCAGTCTCCCTGATGCGGGTCGAGACGCGGCTCGAGCATCCCTGA
- a CDS encoding MFS transporter, producing the protein MLAPQAKISEDDLETGLRRLVVEALFSNTTAALTTGVVLTAFALHLGANNATIGLLAAIPFLTQLAQVPAIALVSRLRQRKRIAVFSSIFGRTMLGVMALAPFAGALGLPIMVAATFVLCALGAVGGCAWNSWLRDLAPEERMGRIFARRTFFATLTTLIAGVAAAAALELTPAGGAARDWSFAALYATGCAAGLASAWIVARIPEPQMPRPAERSLHLLEQLRMPFRDRNFARLIAFLGTWQFAINFATPFFTVYLVRQLGYDMTVVMGLSIASQLANAFALRGWGALADRFANKSVLLVAAPAYIACIVAMAGASQFEDDAFRLVWLGALHILMGGAVAGVTLATANIALKLSPRGEAASYLAASAVVTAVAAGSAPILGGALADFFAARQLELVGRWTNPDGVFTYLSVRLGSWDFYFLLSALLGLYALHRLGHVEETGEASREEVLRQLVKETRGSIHNFSTVTGLKALTDLPAGLVREIRVRQRFFRIRAAGMR; encoded by the coding sequence ATGCTGGCGCCGCAAGCCAAGATAAGCGAAGATGATCTCGAAACCGGATTGCGGCGGCTTGTCGTCGAAGCGCTCTTCTCGAATACGACGGCGGCGCTCACGACGGGCGTCGTGCTCACGGCTTTTGCCCTCCATCTCGGCGCAAACAATGCGACGATCGGACTGCTTGCCGCGATCCCCTTCCTGACCCAGCTGGCGCAGGTACCGGCGATCGCGCTCGTGAGCCGTTTGCGCCAGAGAAAACGGATCGCGGTGTTTTCGAGCATCTTCGGGCGGACGATGCTCGGCGTGATGGCGCTGGCGCCATTCGCCGGCGCACTCGGCCTTCCGATCATGGTCGCCGCGACGTTCGTCCTTTGCGCGCTGGGCGCGGTGGGCGGCTGCGCGTGGAACAGCTGGCTGCGGGATCTGGCTCCCGAAGAGCGGATGGGCCGCATCTTCGCGCGGCGCACCTTTTTCGCTACGCTGACGACGCTGATCGCCGGTGTTGCGGCGGCCGCGGCACTCGAGTTGACGCCCGCGGGCGGCGCGGCGCGCGACTGGAGCTTCGCGGCGCTCTACGCCACCGGTTGCGCTGCCGGGCTTGCCAGTGCATGGATCGTGGCCCGCATCCCCGAACCACAGATGCCCCGACCGGCCGAGAGGAGCCTGCACCTTCTCGAACAGCTTCGCATGCCCTTCCGCGACCGCAATTTCGCGCGGTTGATCGCCTTTCTGGGTACCTGGCAGTTCGCCATCAACTTCGCGACGCCCTTTTTCACCGTCTATCTCGTCCGGCAGCTCGGATATGACATGACAGTCGTGATGGGTCTCTCGATCGCCAGCCAGCTTGCCAATGCGTTTGCGCTACGCGGCTGGGGCGCCCTGGCCGATCGCTTTGCGAACAAGTCGGTCCTGCTTGTCGCCGCGCCGGCTTATATCGCTTGCATCGTGGCGATGGCGGGGGCGTCGCAGTTTGAAGACGACGCTTTTCGCCTCGTCTGGCTTGGCGCGCTGCACATTCTGATGGGCGGCGCTGTCGCCGGCGTCACGCTCGCGACCGCCAATATCGCGCTCAAGCTGTCGCCGCGCGGCGAGGCGGCATCCTATCTCGCCGCAAGTGCGGTGGTGACCGCGGTCGCGGCGGGGAGCGCGCCGATCCTCGGCGGCGCGCTCGCCGACTTTTTCGCGGCGCGGCAACTCGAACTCGTCGGCCGTTGGACCAACCCGGACGGCGTCTTCACCTATCTGTCGGTTCGCCTTGGCAGCTGGGACTTTTATTTCCTGCTGTCGGCGCTGCTCGGGCTTTATGCGCTGCACCGCCTTGGCCATGTTGAGGAGACGGGCGAGGCGAGCCGCGAAGAGGTGCTGCGCCAGCTGGTGAAGGAAACGCGCGGCTCGATCCACAATTTCTCGACGGTAACCGGACTCAAGGCGCTGACCGACCTCCCGGCCGGCCTCGTGCGCGAGATCCGCGTCCGGCAGCGCTTTTTTCGCATCCGCGCTGCCGGAATGCGCTGA
- a CDS encoding HAD-IIB family hydrolase → MKQLVAFDLDGTLAESKQPLPPEMAEALADLLEVIDVAVISGGDWPQFDKQVASRLPERADRARLWLMPTTGTKLYTHANGEWRPVYAELFDDEQKREILNAFDASLEATGFVPEETWGERIEDRGSQITFSALGQQAPVHAKEVWDPDFAKRKIIQADLKSRLAGLSINMGGATSIDVTRAGVDKGYGLKKLAETSGIALDAMLFIGDAIFPGGNDYLAKEIGLDTVRVRDPEETRAVIAALVACHK, encoded by the coding sequence ATGAAGCAACTCGTGGCATTCGACCTTGATGGCACCTTGGCAGAAAGCAAGCAGCCGCTGCCACCCGAAATGGCCGAAGCGTTGGCCGATCTGCTCGAGGTGATTGACGTGGCGGTGATCTCGGGAGGCGACTGGCCGCAATTCGACAAGCAGGTTGCGAGCCGCCTCCCCGAGCGCGCCGACCGCGCCCGGCTCTGGCTTATGCCGACAACGGGAACGAAGCTGTACACGCATGCAAATGGTGAATGGCGCCCGGTCTATGCCGAGCTTTTCGACGACGAGCAGAAGCGCGAGATCCTGAACGCTTTCGACGCGTCGCTTGAGGCAACCGGTTTCGTGCCGGAAGAAACCTGGGGAGAGCGGATCGAGGATCGCGGCAGCCAGATTACCTTCTCGGCGCTTGGCCAACAGGCTCCGGTACACGCCAAGGAGGTCTGGGATCCCGATTTCGCGAAGCGAAAGATCATCCAGGCCGATCTCAAATCCCGGCTTGCCGGCCTGTCGATCAACATGGGCGGCGCGACGTCGATCGATGTCACCCGCGCGGGCGTCGACAAGGGCTATGGTCTGAAAAAGCTCGCCGAGACCAGCGGCATTGCACTCGACGCGATGCTGTTCATTGGCGATGCGATCTTCCCTGGTGGAAATGATTATCTCGCAAAGGAGATCGGGCTCGACACCGTCCGCGTGCGCGATCCCGAAGAGACACGCGCCGTCATCGCGGCACTTGTCGCCTGCCACAAATAG
- a CDS encoding glycosyltransferase family 4 protein has translation MKHDGNDRFFRQTEDDEGLSFRADPTTAFGAPVAPARLALIGCFRPRRCGIATFTADTYDHLRLAAPDLSVDIYAMCAGADAPSDPAIVQTIAETNAESYRRAAEAINRSGASAVWLQHEFGIFGGAAGSLVLDFVDRIAAPLIITLHTVLAEPSPEQRHVMDRLVARAAKLVVMSDFGRSTLVEVYGADPGQIEHIEHGTPDRSFVEISPLREALGIAARPVLSTFGLIGPGKGLEAAIRALPAVAVHYPDIMYRIVGATHPNLIAREGEAYRDSLKALAESLGVAANIAWEDRFLNTDELLEQIELCDIYLAPYPNLQQITSGTLAYAVALGRAVVSTPFVHARELLRDDVGILLPDADSEAIAEAVLLLLAVPEERRALQRRAYARGRLTRWGVIARQCAELVREVAVKAESVSDMRRAPSLEGVWAMCDDVGMMQHAIHLVPDRRHGYCIDDNARALMLVHSLPGRTQQEAEQRALGFASFIQHAWNPDRGLFRNFMGYDRSWLEEAGSEDSNGRTLWALGHAAGRARSGAMRSWAAEWFDRTAGITEGFKSPRAIAFAILGADALLAANPSNARARALIERGGAFLGALWKAGSRAGWEWFEAGLAYDNARLPEALIRAGRRLPSLPLEEAGLEALDWLASMQTAPEGHFRPVGSESFSRAGEVLPFDQQPLEAWATVAACGTAYSGSGGRRWREYAETAYAWFLGQNDRGALLGDTRSGRCLDGLTPRGVNRNSGAESILAFHLAHRTMADIFWRDAVPSATSADRGAARAGLAS, from the coding sequence ATGAAGCACGACGGCAATGACCGCTTCTTTCGCCAGACCGAAGACGATGAAGGCCTCTCCTTCAGAGCCGATCCGACTACCGCGTTCGGCGCACCTGTCGCGCCCGCGCGCCTTGCGCTCATCGGTTGCTTCCGGCCGCGGCGCTGCGGCATCGCGACCTTTACCGCCGATACCTACGACCATCTGCGTCTCGCGGCACCTGACCTTTCCGTTGACATTTACGCGATGTGCGCAGGCGCCGACGCGCCAAGCGACCCGGCGATCGTTCAGACCATCGCCGAAACTAATGCCGAGAGCTATCGCCGCGCCGCCGAGGCGATCAATCGGAGCGGCGCGAGCGCAGTGTGGCTCCAGCACGAGTTCGGAATATTCGGCGGGGCTGCCGGGAGCCTGGTCCTCGATTTCGTCGATCGCATTGCCGCGCCGCTCATCATAACCTTGCATACGGTGCTGGCGGAGCCGAGCCCCGAGCAGCGCCATGTGATGGACCGCCTCGTCGCGCGCGCTGCAAAGCTCGTCGTGATGAGCGACTTTGGCCGCTCGACGCTGGTGGAGGTCTATGGCGCCGACCCCGGCCAGATCGAGCATATCGAGCATGGCACCCCAGACCGCTCCTTCGTCGAGATCAGCCCGCTGCGCGAAGCGCTCGGGATCGCCGCGCGGCCCGTGCTGTCGACGTTCGGCCTGATCGGCCCCGGCAAGGGGCTCGAGGCCGCGATCCGCGCCCTCCCGGCTGTTGCCGTCCACTACCCCGATATCATGTACCGCATTGTCGGCGCAACGCACCCCAATCTGATCGCGCGCGAGGGCGAGGCCTATCGCGACAGTCTCAAGGCGCTCGCCGAAAGCCTCGGGGTGGCCGCCAATATCGCCTGGGAAGATCGTTTTCTCAATACCGACGAACTGCTCGAGCAGATCGAACTGTGCGACATCTATCTCGCCCCCTATCCGAATCTCCAGCAGATCACCTCGGGGACACTCGCCTATGCAGTCGCGCTCGGGCGCGCAGTGGTGTCGACCCCCTTCGTGCACGCGCGCGAACTGCTCCGCGATGACGTGGGCATTCTGCTCCCCGATGCCGACAGCGAGGCGATCGCCGAGGCGGTGCTCCTGCTGCTCGCGGTGCCCGAGGAGCGGCGCGCGCTGCAGCGGCGAGCCTATGCGCGCGGCCGCCTTACGCGATGGGGCGTGATCGCCCGTCAATGCGCCGAGCTCGTCCGCGAGGTCGCGGTGAAGGCCGAAAGCGTCTCCGACATGCGGCGCGCGCCATCGCTCGAAGGCGTCTGGGCCATGTGCGACGACGTCGGCATGATGCAGCACGCCATCCATCTGGTGCCCGATCGCCGGCACGGCTATTGCATCGACGACAATGCGCGGGCGCTGATGCTGGTGCACAGCCTGCCAGGCCGCACGCAGCAGGAGGCGGAACAGCGCGCCCTCGGCTTTGCAAGCTTCATCCAGCACGCCTGGAACCCCGACCGGGGCCTTTTCCGCAATTTCATGGGCTATGACCGAAGCTGGCTCGAGGAGGCGGGATCGGAGGACAGCAATGGCCGAACGCTCTGGGCGCTGGGCCATGCCGCCGGCCGGGCGCGCTCGGGAGCGATGCGAAGCTGGGCGGCCGAGTGGTTCGACCGGACAGCGGGCATAACGGAAGGCTTCAAAAGCCCGCGCGCGATTGCGTTCGCTATTCTTGGTGCCGACGCATTGCTCGCGGCGAATCCCTCCAACGCCCGCGCTCGCGCGCTCATCGAGCGCGGCGGCGCCTTTCTGGGCGCGCTTTGGAAGGCAGGAAGCCGGGCCGGCTGGGAGTGGTTCGAAGCCGGACTGGCGTACGACAATGCGCGGCTTCCCGAGGCGCTGATCCGGGCCGGGCGCCGCCTCCCCTCGCTTCCACTGGAGGAAGCCGGGCTCGAGGCGCTCGACTGGCTCGCCTCGATGCAGACGGCTCCCGAGGGACATTTTCGTCCGGTCGGCTCGGAGAGCTTCAGCCGCGCCGGGGAGGTATTGCCGTTCGATCAGCAGCCGCTCGAGGCGTGGGCTACGGTTGCCGCGTGCGGCACGGCCTATAGCGGAAGCGGAGGAAGACGCTGGCGGGAATATGCCGAGACGGCCTATGCCTGGTTTCTGGGGCAGAACGACCGCGGCGCCTTGCTGGGAGACACCCGGTCCGGCCGTTGCCTCGACGGACTCACGCCGCGCGGTGTGAACCGGAACAGCGGCGCCGAGTCGATCCTTGCGTTCCACCTGGCGCACCGGACGATGGCCGACATATTCTGGCGCGATGCCGTGCCCTCGGCGACGAGCGCGGATCGGGGTGCCGCCCGCGCTGGCCTTGCGAGCTGA
- a CDS encoding DUF3606 domain-containing protein — MTVSKKKGRSVDRERVSLTQPHEVQGWAKRLGVSEERLRAAVGKVGHVAYDVRAYFLSGRERDDA; from the coding sequence ATGACCGTTTCGAAAAAGAAGGGTCGTTCGGTCGACCGCGAACGGGTCAGCCTGACGCAGCCGCACGAGGTTCAAGGTTGGGCGAAGCGCCTCGGCGTTAGCGAGGAAAGGCTGCGGGCTGCCGTCGGAAAGGTGGGCCATGTCGCATATGATGTGCGCGCCTATTTCCTGTCCGGCCGCGAGCGGGACGACGCGTAA